The Solibacillus sp. FSL W7-1464 genome contains a region encoding:
- a CDS encoding methyl-accepting chemotaxis protein yields the protein MKIFSPIIKMLNKMKYPMKFSVIGFILLVPLLLVSLFYLNTMNDEMKQIEKKMEGATYNTVLKEVLQYSQQTRALNVSLLTDASVAKQLDEVTEKVNQAFEEIEALESEMEYDFSTKEEFQAIQENWNTLQQTTWKDSGQITSQYKAYIEGILNLMTDVTNNSELLLTDSKEMFNLTYNTFIELPKLTEQFGQMRALGVSTINSNATDEAQLEQLNMIYFPTQNAIENMNKSSSVIFNNPEFEAALQQPLNLVKESTETYFEAIDSIAKGAISSTDYSDIATASNNTNFDFYTASLDEMEKTLQQHSDNLKQTMMIIFIALSIIFIVALLLFVSLFLAIRQSIQLLEAGTTKVASGDLNVKVTLNTNDEMKNVETAFNSMTVQLNELVREITTSAEHVASSSEELNASAEEATAAVEHTTTAVNQMMTDTEIQEVRLNESAQAMDEMVTGIERIAENSVRISALTNETTGFANDGNTTVEKALQQMDIIKQTVGESSGKINELNKQSTKIDSIVRVITDIADQTNLLALNAAIEAARAGEHGKGFAVVADEVRKLAEESRSSAKQIAELIETIQIDTTDSVKMMSLVTDNVDVGIKVTEETAYKFGHILTSMQTLNPQMEEISATATEFSAQAEQVASAMQHLLEMAKQTSDATAEIASTSEEQLAIMEEVSSSSNSLSEIAESLQGLVMRFKL from the coding sequence ATGAAAATTTTTTCGCCGATTATTAAAATGCTCAACAAAATGAAGTATCCAATGAAGTTTTCAGTTATTGGATTTATATTATTAGTTCCATTATTGTTAGTTAGCCTATTTTATTTAAATACGATGAATGATGAGATGAAACAGATCGAGAAAAAAATGGAAGGGGCAACGTACAACACTGTATTAAAAGAGGTTCTGCAATACAGCCAACAAACAAGGGCATTAAATGTCTCTCTTTTAACCGATGCGTCAGTTGCCAAACAGTTGGATGAAGTAACCGAAAAGGTCAATCAAGCGTTTGAAGAAATTGAAGCGTTGGAATCTGAAATGGAATATGACTTTAGTACGAAGGAAGAATTCCAGGCGATTCAAGAAAATTGGAATACGCTACAGCAAACAACTTGGAAGGATTCGGGGCAGATTACTTCACAATATAAAGCCTATATTGAGGGAATTCTAAACCTTATGACCGATGTAACGAATAATTCGGAATTGCTGTTAACTGATTCGAAAGAGATGTTTAATTTAACGTATAATACATTTATCGAATTACCAAAATTAACGGAACAATTTGGGCAAATGCGAGCTTTAGGTGTAAGTACCATTAACAGTAATGCTACAGATGAAGCCCAATTAGAACAATTGAATATGATTTATTTCCCGACACAAAACGCCATTGAAAATATGAATAAAAGCTCGTCGGTCATATTTAATAACCCGGAGTTTGAAGCTGCATTACAACAGCCTTTAAATTTAGTGAAAGAAAGTACAGAAACATATTTTGAAGCAATTGACAGCATTGCAAAGGGTGCAATTTCATCAACCGATTATTCTGATATTGCCACTGCGTCCAACAATACAAACTTTGACTTTTATACAGCAAGTCTAGATGAAATGGAGAAAACTTTACAGCAACATTCTGATAATTTAAAGCAAACGATGATGATCATCTTTATCGCACTTTCAATTATATTTATTGTAGCATTACTCCTGTTTGTCAGCTTATTTTTAGCAATTCGTCAATCTATACAGTTATTGGAAGCGGGTACTACAAAAGTCGCTAGTGGAGATTTGAATGTAAAAGTTACATTAAATACAAATGACGAAATGAAAAATGTAGAAACTGCATTTAATAGCATGACCGTACAATTAAATGAACTCGTTCGAGAAATTACAACAAGTGCCGAACATGTGGCTTCTTCGAGTGAAGAATTAAATGCAAGTGCAGAGGAAGCAACTGCAGCTGTGGAGCATACAACAACTGCGGTCAATCAAATGATGACGGATACAGAAATACAGGAAGTAAGACTAAATGAAAGTGCACAGGCAATGGATGAAATGGTAACAGGGATTGAGCGTATTGCAGAAAATAGTGTACGCATTTCTGCTCTGACAAATGAAACAACGGGCTTTGCCAATGATGGAAATACAACCGTTGAAAAAGCACTGCAGCAAATGGATATAATTAAACAAACTGTCGGGGAATCGAGCGGGAAAATTAACGAATTAAATAAACAATCTACTAAAATCGATTCTATTGTGCGTGTCATTACAGACATTGCGGATCAGACAAATTTACTGGCATTAAACGCTGCTATAGAGGCGGCACGTGCCGGAGAACATGGGAAAGGCTTTGCTGTAGTGGCTGATGAAGTACGTAAACTGGCTGAAGAATCACGCAGTTCTGCTAAGCAAATAGCCGAGCTTATTGAGACGATTCAGATAGATACAACGGACTCTGTAAAAATGATGAGTCTTGTTACGGATAATGTCGATGTCGGTATAAAAGTGACGGAAGAAACCGCATATAAATTTGGTCATATTTTAACAAGTATGCAGACATTGAATCCTCAAATGGAAGAAATATCAGCAACAGCGACGGAATTTTCAGCTCAGGCCGAGCAAGTTGCTTCGGCAATGCAACATCTGTTGGAAATGGCAAAACAAACGAGCGATGCAACAGCGGAAATTGCCTCAACTTCAGAAGAACAATTAGCGATTATGGAAGAAGTATCGTCTTCCTCAAATTCTTTATCAGAAATCGCTGAATCATTACAAGGTTTAGTCATGAGATTTAAGCTATAA
- a CDS encoding MBL fold metallo-hydrolase, whose translation MHSIHKLGESFWYITPVSLTDRPILGMVAGSKKTLMIDAGNSEEHVNYFLNELNNRGISTPDLVVLTHWHWDHIFGLSALSDTVSIASKETKEEMEKLIPFSWSDEAIDARVKEGVEIEFCAKAIKEEYKNHRNIIITLPDITLENRAEIDLGGVTCIVQHVGGDHAADSVIVYIKEEKILFLGDCIYPRMYAEKVHYTISETLRVLDLLETFDAETYIPSHQQPMAKEDFALEVAMLRTIAKYTEECNGEHPEIVKKYEDYVKRKLTEDELDTISDFVNGF comes from the coding sequence ATGCACTCTATACACAAATTAGGGGAAAGTTTTTGGTACATCACTCCAGTATCGCTGACGGACCGTCCGATTTTAGGGATGGTGGCTGGCAGTAAAAAGACATTAATGATTGATGCGGGGAATTCGGAAGAACATGTGAATTATTTTCTGAATGAACTTAATAATAGGGGGATTTCTACTCCGGATTTAGTTGTGCTAACGCATTGGCATTGGGACCATATTTTTGGTCTTTCCGCATTATCTGATACTGTTTCCATTGCGTCCAAAGAGACGAAAGAGGAAATGGAGAAGCTTATCCCGTTTTCGTGGTCAGATGAAGCGATTGATGCACGAGTAAAGGAAGGCGTGGAAATTGAATTTTGTGCGAAAGCAATTAAGGAAGAATACAAAAATCACCGGAATATCATCATTACTTTGCCGGATATTACATTAGAGAATAGAGCAGAGATAGATCTAGGTGGTGTCACGTGTATCGTACAGCATGTTGGAGGGGATCATGCTGCAGATTCTGTCATTGTGTATATTAAAGAAGAAAAGATTCTGTTCCTTGGGGACTGCATTTATCCGAGAATGTATGCCGAAAAAGTACACTATACAATTAGTGAAACGTTACGAGTATTAGATCTATTGGAAACATTTGATGCAGAAACTTATATCCCTTCGCATCAACAGCCAATGGCAAAAGAAGATTTTGCTCTGGAAGTTGCGATGCTTAGAACGATTGCAAAATATACAGAGGAATGTAATGGGGAGCATCCGGAAATAGTGAAGAAATATGAAGACTATGTAAAAAGAAAACTTACCGAAGATGAATTAGACACGATTTCCGATTTTGTAAATGGATTCTAA
- a CDS encoding glycine betaine ABC transporter substrate-binding protein — protein sequence MKFISLPKLGLILVFSLLLAACSSEVDGTEKQAVNLAYVEWETEVASTHVVGQVLEDLGYNVTLTPLDNGIMWEALANGEVDGMVSAWLPQTHAPQVEKYQGLIDDLGENLIGGKIGLVVPSYMDVDSIEDLTDEAGKTITGIEPGANITGTTEKAYEIYPNLEGWTVLSSSSVAMVGALKQAIENGEEIIVTGWSPHWKFNAFDLKYLDDPKGMYGTEEYIGTFARNGFKEDNPGAHSVLDNFHWTPEDIESVMMDIMEGMDPKEAAKKWIEENEDKVAEWTKEV from the coding sequence ATGAAATTCATTAGTTTACCAAAGCTAGGATTAATTTTAGTGTTTAGTTTATTACTAGCTGCATGTTCTTCGGAGGTTGACGGTACAGAGAAACAAGCTGTCAATTTAGCTTATGTAGAGTGGGAGACTGAAGTTGCCTCCACTCATGTAGTAGGGCAAGTTCTGGAAGATCTAGGATATAATGTAACTCTCACGCCTTTAGATAATGGGATTATGTGGGAAGCTCTTGCCAATGGAGAAGTTGATGGCATGGTTTCAGCATGGCTACCACAGACGCATGCCCCGCAAGTTGAGAAGTACCAAGGTCTTATAGATGATTTAGGAGAAAACCTGATAGGTGGAAAAATCGGATTAGTAGTCCCAAGCTATATGGATGTGGACTCCATCGAAGATTTAACAGATGAGGCGGGTAAAACGATTACGGGCATTGAACCAGGAGCAAATATAACGGGAACTACGGAAAAGGCATATGAGATATATCCTAACCTTGAAGGGTGGACGGTACTCAGCTCATCTTCAGTAGCAATGGTAGGAGCTCTTAAGCAAGCAATTGAGAACGGCGAAGAAATCATTGTGACAGGCTGGTCTCCTCACTGGAAATTTAACGCATTTGATTTGAAGTACTTAGATGATCCGAAAGGGATGTATGGAACTGAAGAGTATATCGGTACATTTGCACGTAATGGATTTAAAGAGGATAATCCTGGGGCGCATAGTGTTCTCGATAATTTCCACTGGACTCCGGAAGATATAGAAAGTGTTATGATGGATATTATGGAAGGCATGGATCCGAAAGAGGCAGCAAAAAAATGGATTGAAGAAAATGAAGATAAAGTTGCCGAATGGACAAAAGAAGTTTAA
- the helD gene encoding RNA polymerase recycling motor HelD codes for MKADFLNEQKRLNSVVSVINDQTHQLESETLKLRNEVVNTRKHFWDEIKVNTDSFDDFLETVINLRQEAQALAVGESTHHHASKRLAVLHRMKSVPYFGRIDFLEEGFSEQEKIYIGISSLMDASGEDFLIYDWRAPISSVYYDYEPGPAQYTTPGGKVYGELEKKWQYVIRDGKLQFMFDTSLTIGDEILQKVLGKGADKYMQSIVATIQKDQNRIIRHDQGRMLIVHGAAGSGKTSAALQRIAFLLYKYRDRIKADQIILFSPNAMFNSYVSNVLPELGEENMQQVTFQEYLDHRLSKDFHLENPFHQLEYVLTAANSPSYSARIKGIQFKASVKYVEAIKLYRETLEKSDLLFKDVKFRGKTIISAQQLSEKFYGDHISLSFQSRLEKLKDWLMNKIKEVEKIERSQPWAEEEIELLSDETYHKIHKYLAKKNGFEREEQADYEMDHDALIQVIVRLKMKVVRKQIQTLDFIDLEGIYKQLFTDPLLMQQQLKVEVPDEWEAICDDTLQTMESGTLYYEDATPFLFLQELIQGFQTNRSIKHILIDEAQDYSPFQFEFLKRLFPSAKMTVLGDFNQAIFAHASGVADFQMLNHLYGEEETEVIDMTRSYRSTKPIIEFTRSLIANGEEIIPFDRGGELPVLNQVENHTQLHERIMSSISKLQSEGYGSIAVICKSAEESRTAFETLNKIDGIKLIKSGTAEFEQGVVVIPSYLAKGIEFEAVIIYDASEHVYGDESLRRIFYTACTRAMHVLQLYSVGKPSPFIRKALEENLVQLELNSESIR; via the coding sequence ATGAAAGCAGATTTCCTGAACGAACAAAAGCGGTTAAATAGTGTTGTGAGTGTAATTAATGATCAAACACATCAACTCGAATCAGAAACATTAAAGCTCCGAAATGAAGTAGTAAATACCCGAAAGCATTTTTGGGATGAGATTAAAGTGAATACGGATTCGTTTGATGACTTTTTGGAAACCGTTATTAACTTAAGACAAGAAGCGCAGGCATTAGCTGTTGGCGAAAGTACGCATCATCACGCATCCAAAAGATTAGCTGTCTTGCATCGGATGAAGTCAGTCCCCTATTTTGGACGGATTGATTTTCTTGAAGAAGGTTTTTCAGAACAGGAGAAAATTTATATTGGTATTTCATCCTTGATGGATGCAAGTGGGGAGGACTTTCTCATTTATGACTGGAGAGCCCCGATTTCAAGCGTCTATTATGATTATGAGCCGGGTCCTGCACAGTATACAACGCCTGGGGGCAAGGTTTACGGCGAGCTCGAGAAAAAGTGGCAATACGTTATTCGTGACGGAAAACTGCAATTCATGTTTGATACAAGTCTCACGATTGGTGACGAAATTTTACAGAAGGTGCTTGGAAAAGGCGCGGATAAGTATATGCAAAGTATCGTAGCAACGATTCAAAAAGATCAAAACCGTATTATTCGCCATGATCAAGGGCGTATGCTCATTGTGCACGGTGCAGCAGGAAGTGGTAAAACTTCGGCTGCATTACAAAGAATCGCATTTCTTCTGTATAAATACCGGGATCGTATAAAAGCTGATCAAATTATATTATTTTCACCGAATGCGATGTTTAATAGCTACGTTTCCAACGTACTTCCGGAGCTTGGGGAAGAAAATATGCAGCAAGTTACATTTCAGGAATATTTGGATCACCGCCTAAGTAAAGATTTCCACTTGGAAAATCCATTTCATCAACTGGAATATGTGCTGACTGCAGCAAATAGCCCTTCGTATAGCGCAAGGATTAAAGGAATTCAATTTAAAGCATCTGTTAAATATGTTGAGGCGATTAAACTATACCGAGAAACTTTGGAGAAGTCGGACCTGCTATTTAAAGATGTAAAGTTCAGAGGGAAAACAATCATTTCGGCTCAGCAATTGTCGGAGAAGTTTTATGGGGATCATATTTCACTGAGTTTCCAAAGCAGACTTGAAAAACTGAAAGACTGGCTAATGAATAAAATAAAAGAAGTAGAAAAAATAGAACGTTCTCAGCCATGGGCAGAGGAGGAAATTGAGTTACTGAGCGATGAGACGTACCACAAAATTCATAAATATTTAGCGAAGAAAAATGGCTTTGAACGAGAGGAGCAGGCAGACTATGAAATGGATCATGACGCGCTTATTCAAGTAATTGTCCGCCTGAAAATGAAGGTAGTAAGAAAACAAATTCAAACACTGGACTTTATCGATTTAGAAGGGATCTATAAGCAGCTATTTACAGATCCATTACTGATGCAACAGCAATTAAAAGTAGAAGTACCGGATGAGTGGGAAGCGATATGTGATGATACACTTCAAACGATGGAATCAGGAACGCTGTATTATGAAGATGCGACACCATTCCTGTTTTTGCAGGAATTGATTCAAGGTTTTCAAACGAACCGTTCGATCAAGCATATTCTCATTGATGAAGCACAGGATTATTCGCCGTTTCAATTTGAATTTCTGAAGCGTTTATTCCCATCTGCCAAAATGACGGTGCTAGGTGACTTCAATCAGGCAATTTTTGCTCATGCGAGTGGAGTAGCAGATTTTCAAATGCTAAACCATCTCTATGGGGAAGAAGAGACGGAAGTGATCGACATGACCCGAAGTTATCGTTCGACGAAGCCGATTATTGAATTTACAAGAAGTCTCATTGCTAATGGAGAAGAGATCATTCCGTTTGACCGTGGTGGTGAGCTGCCGGTATTAAACCAAGTGGAAAATCATACACAATTGCACGAGCGCATTATGTCCAGCATTTCGAAGTTGCAAAGTGAAGGCTATGGCAGTATCGCAGTCATTTGTAAATCAGCAGAAGAAAGTAGGACAGCATTTGAGACGTTAAATAAAATTGACGGAATTAAGCTGATAAAAAGTGGTACAGCAGAATTTGAGCAAGGAGTTGTCGTCATTCCTTCATATTTAGCGAAGGGAATCGAATTTGAAGCGGTCATCATTTACGACGCATCCGAACACGTATATGGAGATGAAAGTTTACGGAGAATTTTTTATACAGCCTGCACAAGAGCAATGCACGTGCTGCAATTGTACAGTGTAGGGAAACCGAGTCCTTTTATACGAAAGGCTTTGGAAGAGAACCTCGTACAACTTGAGTTGAATTCAGAGAGCATTAGGTAA
- a CDS encoding GNAT family N-acetyltransferase, which produces MLHLKTISKDNWIKAISLKVREDQVKFVASNAVSLAQLNFLENFHAKGIYYGQEMVGFTLYGLDEDDHEYWIYRMMIDQKYQGNGYGKEAVQLVIEDIQTLKEPHHQTITLSYEPDNDHAKRIYEKMGFREIDGLVIDGEQVARYTY; this is translated from the coding sequence ATGCTGCATTTAAAAACGATTTCAAAAGACAATTGGATAAAAGCGATTTCGCTCAAAGTACGAGAGGATCAAGTAAAGTTTGTAGCCTCGAATGCGGTGTCACTGGCACAGCTGAACTTTCTGGAAAATTTCCATGCGAAAGGAATTTACTATGGTCAAGAAATGGTCGGGTTCACACTTTATGGTCTGGATGAAGATGACCATGAGTACTGGATTTACCGTATGATGATCGACCAAAAATATCAGGGGAATGGTTACGGCAAAGAGGCAGTTCAGCTCGTCATAGAGGATATTCAAACATTAAAAGAACCTCACCATCAAACGATTACCCTTTCCTATGAACCTGACAATGATCATGCAAAGCGTATCTATGAAAAAATGGGCTTCCGGGAAATAGACGGTCTTGTTATTGATGGTGAGCAAGTAGCACGCTATACGTATTAG
- a CDS encoding staygreen family protein, producing the protein MSNFNPERLFVEYREGVTVTEPIISRHHTLTHSDDTGDLFLTIGTKFAWNKVNPQLRDEVLGEWKADGHYLYYSAYILINKENQDFDTAMRRYEVFRRELPLALAAIRYGDRLLFELYPVLDNAFIILNFMSTYPQLYKQEVFGTFSSFSNLS; encoded by the coding sequence ATGAGCAATTTCAATCCGGAAAGACTGTTTGTTGAATACAGGGAAGGTGTAACAGTAACGGAACCTATTATTTCTAGACATCACACTCTGACCCATTCAGATGATACAGGAGATTTATTTTTAACAATCGGGACAAAGTTCGCTTGGAACAAAGTAAATCCCCAACTTAGAGATGAAGTGCTCGGTGAATGGAAAGCAGATGGACATTATTTGTATTACAGCGCCTATATATTAATTAATAAAGAAAATCAGGATTTCGATACAGCTATGCGGCGGTATGAAGTATTCCGGCGCGAACTGCCGCTTGCATTGGCAGCCATCCGGTACGGCGACCGCTTGTTATTTGAGCTCTATCCGGTTTTGGACAATGCATTCATCATACTTAACTTCATGTCCACTTACCCTCAGTTATATAAACAAGAGGTTTTTGGGACTTTCAGCAGTTTTTCCAATTTATCTTAG
- a CDS encoding nitroreductase family protein codes for MNFEELVKSRHSAMNFIENEQMTEEDFKNIFELTKLAPSAYNLQFTNYLVITDQEKKERVKELSYNQYKIHTASGVVIVMGNKNSIEMPEVERIYSPLKMLKMMDEVEYDMTMELIKGYSDGLKDNPHELNLELMRNAGIHAMLFMMSAKNYGFDTCPMHVHNVDELRKEFNIPDHLEPVMMITIGKSVEKVRARGYRKPVGEFVNYNGY; via the coding sequence ATGAACTTTGAAGAATTAGTAAAATCTCGCCATTCCGCAATGAACTTTATTGAAAATGAACAAATGACAGAAGAGGATTTTAAAAATATATTTGAGCTGACAAAGCTGGCTCCAAGCGCATACAACCTGCAGTTTACGAATTACTTGGTGATTACAGATCAAGAGAAGAAGGAAAGAGTAAAAGAATTAAGCTACAACCAATATAAAATCCATACAGCAAGCGGTGTCGTTATTGTTATGGGAAATAAAAACAGCATTGAAATGCCGGAAGTTGAAAGAATCTACAGTCCACTGAAAATGCTGAAGATGATGGATGAAGTTGAATACGACATGACGATGGAATTGATTAAAGGGTACAGTGACGGCTTAAAGGACAATCCGCATGAATTAAATTTAGAACTGATGCGAAACGCAGGGATTCACGCGATGCTCTTTATGATGAGTGCCAAAAATTACGGTTTTGATACTTGTCCAATGCATGTCCATAATGTTGATGAATTACGAAAAGAGTTCAATATACCAGATCATTTAGAGCCGGTTATGATGATTACGATTGGGAAAAGCGTAGAGAAAGTGCGCGCACGAGGCTACCGTAAACCTGTCGGAGAATTTGTGAATTACAACGGCTATTAG
- a CDS encoding EAL domain-containing protein has translation MKTIINSKPNYLIDFKAMMQRFLLKSKIIRHLSRSLALKKIIAQEAMNTYFQPIYDVNNNTTFGFEALNRPVALQLFQTADIFYEFVGRSDKVFLFECFCRNLSLVRYHKKWLNYNKTKDFTLFINIHPNVLLDKNYHSGETRALLEKLNISPEQVVFELTERSAVGDFEEFARVLSHYRSQGYRIAVDDVGSGYNSLKTLIYLKPEFIKLDRSLIRHINQHKAQQQLLTVILNYAIESGTKVIAEGIETKAEYEFIQSVGVHYAQGYAIGRPHENLIEGKDPSGI, from the coding sequence ATGAAAACAATAATAAATTCAAAACCGAATTACTTGATCGACTTCAAGGCAATGATGCAGCGATTTCTGTTAAAGAGCAAAATAATCCGCCATCTATCCCGGTCACTAGCATTGAAAAAAATTATTGCGCAAGAGGCAATGAATACATATTTTCAGCCTATTTATGATGTAAATAACAATACGACATTCGGTTTTGAAGCATTGAACCGTCCTGTTGCGCTGCAGCTTTTTCAGACAGCCGATATTTTCTATGAATTTGTTGGACGATCGGATAAAGTATTTCTGTTTGAATGTTTTTGCCGCAATCTTTCGCTCGTACGCTATCATAAAAAGTGGCTCAATTACAATAAGACGAAAGATTTCACATTGTTTATCAATATCCATCCAAATGTTTTACTCGATAAAAATTATCATAGCGGTGAAACGAGAGCTTTACTGGAAAAATTGAATATATCCCCTGAACAGGTCGTATTTGAGCTGACCGAGCGCAGTGCTGTCGGAGATTTCGAGGAATTTGCACGGGTACTTTCCCACTACCGGTCACAAGGCTACCGGATTGCGGTTGATGATGTTGGTTCGGGCTACAATAGTTTAAAAACATTAATTTACTTAAAACCGGAATTTATTAAGCTGGATCGCTCACTTATTCGACATATCAATCAGCACAAAGCACAGCAGCAGCTTTTAACAGTCATTTTAAATTATGCGATCGAATCGGGGACAAAAGTGATTGCTGAAGGTATAGAAACAAAGGCGGAATATGAATTCATCCAATCAGTCGGCGTTCATTATGCGCAAGGCTATGCAATCGGGCGTCCTCACGAGAATTTAATAGAAGGAAAAGATCCAAGCGGTATATGA
- the ybaK gene encoding Cys-tRNA(Pro) deacylase, whose amino-acid sequence MAKKQAKTNAVRLIEQKKIAHEIFEYTINDGESVDGLTVAGKIGQPALHVYKTLVATAGKGNYFVFVIPVNAELNLKAAAKVVGQKKIEMLPVKELLGLTGYIRGGCSPIGMKKLFPTIIEEAAAALDYIIVSAGKIGMQIKLAPEDLQKATNGQFASIVSL is encoded by the coding sequence TTGGCGAAGAAGCAAGCAAAGACGAATGCAGTTCGTTTAATTGAGCAAAAAAAAATCGCACATGAAATTTTTGAGTATACGATCAACGACGGGGAATCCGTCGATGGACTGACTGTTGCCGGCAAAATCGGTCAACCTGCCCTTCACGTATATAAAACATTGGTCGCCACTGCTGGAAAAGGCAATTATTTCGTTTTCGTCATCCCGGTCAATGCGGAGCTTAATTTAAAGGCCGCCGCAAAAGTAGTAGGGCAAAAGAAAATCGAGATGCTGCCTGTTAAGGAGTTGCTTGGCTTAACCGGCTATATTCGCGGAGGCTGCTCGCCGATCGGGATGAAAAAGCTGTTTCCGACAATTATTGAGGAAGCAGCGGCTGCACTTGATTATATAATTGTGAGTGCCGGCAAAATCGGGATGCAAATCAAGCTTGCACCGGAAGATTTACAAAAGGCAACGAATGGGCAATTTGCATCGATTGTCTCTTTATAA
- a CDS encoding YczE/YyaS/YitT family protein, whose amino-acid sequence MSKKFKWQWGSFFVGMMIMALGITMTIKGNVVGTAPWDVFHIGLYKQIGLTIGSWSILTGLTIIIGTSIYLKRIPKLATFLNMLFIGSFIDLFNWLLPETSIFVLELAYFTAGFFVMSIGCALYIAASLGEGPRDTIMMIIASKGYSVKTGRLVMEVFATGAGWLLGGPVGFGTVILALGTGYVIQPSLFFFKRKLEEIIGEPLT is encoded by the coding sequence GTGTCGAAGAAATTTAAATGGCAATGGGGAAGTTTTTTTGTAGGAATGATGATCATGGCGCTTGGTATTACGATGACGATTAAAGGGAATGTCGTCGGAACAGCTCCATGGGATGTTTTCCATATTGGTCTTTACAAGCAAATCGGATTGACGATCGGTTCTTGGTCCATTTTAACGGGTCTGACGATTATTATCGGGACATCGATTTATTTGAAACGCATTCCGAAGCTTGCGACGTTTTTAAATATGCTGTTCATCGGTTCATTTATCGATTTGTTCAACTGGCTTCTGCCGGAAACAAGTATATTTGTACTGGAGCTTGCGTATTTTACTGCCGGCTTTTTTGTAATGAGCATAGGCTGTGCGCTCTATATTGCGGCAAGTCTTGGCGAAGGTCCGCGTGATACGATCATGATGATTATTGCGAGCAAAGGCTATTCTGTGAAAACAGGGCGGCTCGTAATGGAAGTATTTGCGACAGGTGCCGGATGGCTGCTTGGTGGTCCTGTTGGTTTCGGGACGGTTATTTTAGCGCTCGGCACAGGTTATGTCATTCAGCCTTCACTGTTTTTCTTTAAAAGAAAGCTTGAGGAAATAATCGGAGAGCCGCTTACATAA